The Nasonia vitripennis strain AsymCx chromosome 4 unlocalized genomic scaffold, Nvit_psr_1.1 chr4_random0003, whole genome shotgun sequence nucleotide sequence tcaacctgtcccgcgtgcagcgagttcgataataattttgtcagccaatcgaaggaaggcgggagatcactctaaaactgaaatactcaaatgaacctgccccgcgcgcagcgagttcgataataattttgtcagccaatcggaggaaggcgagagcactctaaaactgcaatgctcaaatgaacctgccccgcgcgcagcgagttcgataataatttagacggcaaatcgaaggaaggcgagcaaaagcgagcgatctctccaaaaaagaaatggttaaatccacctgccccgagcgcagcgaggtcGATAGTAATTTAGGCGGCAAAtgggaggatggcgagcgaaggTGAGAGCACTCTAAAACTGTAAtgctcaaatgaacctgccccgagcgcagagagttcgacaataatttagtcggcaaatcggaggaaggcgaacaaaagcgaacaatcactcttaaactgaaatgctttaatcCACCTACACCGAGCTCAgcaaattcgataataatttagatggcaaatcgaaggaaggcgagcaaaagcgagcgatctctccaaaactgaaatactcaaatcaacctgtcccgcgcgcagcaagttcgataataattttgtcagccaatcgaaggaaggcgagagatcactgtTGCGACGGGGTAACCGTCTGTGTAGAaaagtcctctctctcttttccccaTGTTGCTCTCTATCCGAACTGCCCATGAGTTGATACTCATAATTATTGGTATGCATTTTAGATAGAAAAGAGCCGAGAAACAGCCGAGTAGCCGTAAGCCcgcacgggagagagagagagagataccaGCCGCGcgactacacacacacgctggaGCTCACGCACGCTCACACCTAAGCCGCTCGAGTCAGAAGATAAGCCCGCCGCCGGGAGGGGGAAAACCTCGCGCCAGGCCGCGGCAGCAGATACTATACTGCTACTTGTATGTGTGAGGCGTTGAGTGtgtgtaaaaagaatattcacCTATGTAAcctaaagaattatttatttgtaatgtatGACATGAGAGGTGGTATGATACAGTGTGAAAACCCAACGATCGCACGAGAAAACATACGTAAATCGCCAAATGTAACGGCACTAGACCGATAACTATGTATTGCGCTTGTGTGAGTACTCTAGGGAGGTGTACCGTCGCGCCTCGGCCAGAGAATTCGCCCACTTGATTTTTCGTCGCAGCCCAGAGAACATCCCTACGGTTTGACCAGACATTTGTTTATCGAGAGTAGAGTAAAATATAAGAGTGCGTTATCCTGTCGATATTGTTATAAGAACGAGGGAGAGGTACGAGAGAGAACTTCAGCCGGAAGGTAGTGTTTAAtggtaatatttataatatatattgagtgTGAGAGGAATAAGCCGGACGTTGCGAAAGGCGGAGCGTTACTGCCTCGTGGCAACATTTTTGACGAGCCGAGATTTGTAGTACCGGATAACTGTGTGAGCGTTGTgtgcgaaaacggaaattgtAGCTAGTAGAATATATCACCTTAGAGCCTCgcgtttattatattacagccggtttttttttttgtaagtaaAGATTTGTGAAGTGATAATCAGTCGAGTGGTCTAAGCTTATTACTTCCTATTTTCCCGATCGAACTCCCTCGGAGAATAGAGTCTCGTAACTAGCCGGAGACGCGACCCCAAAACGTTCGCAGATAAATCGTCCGACCTGGCGCCTTCGAAATAAATACGGCCGGGCGTTAGTAGCTAATCACTGTTGCAAAGGAAAATAACGAGAGAAAACCACCTCGTTACAGTGGCGCCCAACGTGGGGCACGGTCGTGGAAAATAATTTACGAGTGATAGTGTTCAGTGCGCGACATTTTGAAACGTGGCATCAATTTCGTTCAAAGTTAATCGTGAGCCGTGTCTAACTAAAATCAAGTGTATAAATAATTCCAATGAAGCAGAGAGTTGTATGATACTGccggaaaaatttaaattttattcgtgTAACCGCCAGAGAAAAATTTACTCGCCACGTGCTGACAGCCGCCGTGATCGCAAAAACTGGGGTTCTCAAATGTAAAATCATGGTTTACCTCAGTGCTCTTTTTCGATTATAGCCTAACAAAAGACGAGTTTGTGCATTGCTCTAACAGTCGGTTGAGTGTGCAAATTTTTCCCAAAACGCAGTAGTGGAAATTCTGCCGAAAATCACTCGCCACGTGTCGATAGTCGCTGGGAGTGTAAAAACTGGGGTTCTCACAAGTGAAATCATGGTTTACAGAATTACGCCCTTTTAAACTTTACAGTGGCAATATACgggtttattaatattttttacggCCAATTGTGAGTGCAGAATATTTTCAGATTTAATACGAAGccgaattaaattttttttgcctTCTTGCAAAATTCAAGTTGTAGTAGTTGAGAGAAAATTAACGTTTGACGGACccgttttaaaattttttttttcttttgcctcGTTTAGAATTATAAAGGGATTCgaaacgaagaaaataaatttttttttgtcgtgaAAATTTACAGCCGTAATTTTCCGAAGAATAATTGGAgttatagaatttttaaaataccgaGCAGTAGTTGAAGACGTCgagagttgaaaaataattttgtttttttttccccttTGTTGATTTGTTTGTTGAGAGAGTAGAAGCCGATAAGAATagtgaagaaaattttcttttgcctATAGTCGCTTGATAATTGCTTAAAACAATCATTTTAGccgaacaaaatttttttttgagaattcaATGTCGGGAAAAATTTTGTGATAGCCTGTTTGACTTGATTGGAAAGTTTTAAACTAAGATTCAATTCTAGCCATACTGCCGACTATCCTTAACCCCGAACgagttaataaacaaattttgtggCCCGATTGCGAGTCGAATCAAGCACTAgcaatgaaagaaaattaatttatccACTTTACTATTTAATTGCAATTGATGCAATTCATACCGATTGCACATGAATAATTATAAGTATTAAttgaaatgtatttttatgctcataataattttgaattataatttatacacaTGTACGTTTTGAAACCGAAAAAGTTGCGTACCAGCCAGACGATTAATTCGACAACTATTGTTTGCCTTTTCTGCCGAAAAATCCAAGTTAAGAAATTGGTCGAAGCTTGAAACGTTTTGAAATTAATAGTTGGAAACAATACTGTGAATCCTATCTACGAAATCGGTAAGTTGTCTCAATTAAAGCATTGTGATCGAGTTGTACGTCGGATCGTGAcgacgaaaataattattttccatACTGTTCATTTTACAAAAGTTTGAGTCATATAACGAAATTGTAGACACGTGATACAGAGTTTGTGTCGTACATCAAAGCTGAGACCggaacttttaaaatttcttaaagTATTGAGAATAATTGCTACTGCGTCGTGGTTTGAAACttgattcaaattcgttttCGAAGAATTCATTTACggtgtaaataattattttgttgttgttgagaATTGATCAGAGATTTTAGGGCGCATGATTCGGATCTTTAAACAATTATTGCTTTTAGAATCGAcgtatgaaatttaaaccggACTAAGCatttattttggaaattgtCGGTAGCAGAAAATCCGTCGAAATAAGCAAGCGAGCATTGTTGAGGTCGAGATTCTAGATAGTGAACGAATTCGAATTTGTGCCCGAAAATTtccctattttttttttgtttaccttTGTACACGCTTGTAGCGAACTAGTCGGCTGAAAAATTTGATTCCAAGAATTTACTGTCAGACTTGTCGAATTTCTGCCTGAACCTTTtcgttatttttgtttacgttCACGCTAAGTAAAGTACCCGCTGTTTGTATCGAACTAGTTAACGAATATTCGATTCCAAGAATTTACTGCCAGATCTTCCGAAATTACTGCCTAATTTACAACCAAAATTTTCCGCCTTGAGTCATGTTTACTGCCGAGACCAGCAACGATTTGTCAGTCACAGCCAATGTTTAATATTGTCAGACTTGAGAGAAGAAATTACAGCTGAGCAAAAATCCAAGCTGCTGTTTCGACGTTAAAATGAGTTCTCATTCAGAAATTATGTCAAAATTACGGAAGAGTCCAGAGGTGAGGAATCTCAGTCGAGAAATCCGAAAACTACATACAACCGAGTTGAAAGCCAGATTACGATCGCTGGGCGCTAACACGAATGGCCCTAAGGATTTACGCCAGGACAGATTGCTACGTGCAGTACTATGGTGCACCGGCTACCAAAAGTCAGTGCCATGGTACGATTGGGACAACGCCAAAGAGGAACCAACTCAATCGTCGGAAAATTTCACGAGTAGGCGCAATTCCAAGAGAAAACATGAACAAACGTATGGAGAAGAAACCGAGAAAATTCGAGTAACGAAGATGAAATCGCGTAGTGATTATGTTGATAGAGGTCAAGACCACGAAAACCAAGACAGTTCCAGCAAAGCCAAGCCTCAGCATCAGAAAGAGAAGGTGTCGAAGAAGAAGATTCGAAGACTACGTGGTCGAGTTAGAAGTCGAAACCGAGATCGAAGCCAGAGTTCTAACAGTAGTTCAAGTCGAAGCAGCCGTAGTctgagcagtagcagcagctcgagcagcagcagttcgaCGAGCAGCAGTAGTTCAagtcgaagcagcagcagttcaAGTCGAAGCAGCCGCAGTCcgagtagtagcagcagctcgagcagcagcagttcgaCGAGCAGCAATAGTTCAGGTCGAAGTAGCAGTAGTTCGAGTCGAAGCAGTTGGAGTTCAATTAGTAGTCGTTCTAACAGCCGTGCAAGCCGAAATTCAAGTAGTAACAGCCGGAGCAGCAGCATTAGCAGTTTCGACAGCCGCTATCTAGAGCCAGAGTCGGATAGTGCTAAGAAGATTGCTGAGCCAGTAATTTACAGCTCGCCATTTGAGGATTGCCAAGTCTGTGGTTTCAAGGACGTAGTCTTTCAGAGCTGCCCAAACTGTGCAGAACTGAGAGTACTGTTGGGAAATGGCAACGCGGGAGCAACTCAGAGGTCGATGCTACCCGCACTGTCTCACAACAGACCTCTGTTGAAGTGCAGAAAACTGGGCATGCGAGGTCTGCGTTGCAGAGAGGTATGCCAGTTTTGGGAGGGGGAGGGAGTGGTCCAAGCCCACTAGTGTCGCCAGAGAAGAAGCTGAGAAGGAAACATCAAGAGATAGGGAAAGGAGATgtagaagaagaggagaaatTTTTGGTGGACGAAGAGAAATTTAGTGTAAAGAAGAGAATTTTCGTAGAAAGGAGAAATTGTgtagaagagaagaagaagtgtcgtgtagaagagaagaagaaagggTTTGTAGAAGAAGATAAGGAGGTTTTAGttgagaagaaagaagagaagtGTCTGCCGGACGCTAACGTAACCCGTTGGCCGAACCGCAGAGTTGCGGttgagaagaaagaagagaagtTGCTGCCGGACGCTAACGCAACCCGTTGGCCGAACAGCAGAGGTGTAGCTGAGAAGGAAGATGATAAGTTGTTGCTGAACGCTAACGTAACCCGTTGGCTGAATAGCAAAGTTTTAGTTGAGAAGGAAGATGAGAAGTTGTTGCTGAACGCTAACGCAACCCGTTGGCCGAACAGCAGAGTTGTAGAAGAGAAAGAATTGCttgaagaagagaaagagaaagtttttgtagaagagaaagagaagttgtttgaagaagacgaagagaaGAGTAGTAGAGGTAGTGCAGAGAAGTCGAATCTTGAACTGATTCCAACTTCGAGTTTATCATCGCCCATGGTTACAGATCACTGTGAAGATACGAAAGCACAGCCAGTCATGTTGAGTCCAGCAGCTAACAGCCGTGGCAGGATTAGGAAAACCCTAGCTCAATACGAGAGGAAGAACGAGTCGGTCGAGGAATCGACATTCTTACCACTTACAAAATTGCAGACTAGAACCCAACCTCAACCGGCGTTACAGCCTGATCAAGTTAACAGACAAGATGCCAGTAGTACTTCAGGGTTTCAGCCAGATGATAAAATCAAGAAGTGTTCGGAGTCAGCATTCCTGAATGAAGAGAAAATGCATTGTAGAAGAAGAATGTTGGAGAGTGATGAAGAGAAGAAGACGTATGCGAATGCTGACGCAACCCGTTGGCTCAGCAACATCGTAGTCATGAAGCCAAGGACAACTGCTAGTGCTGTTACAGCCTGGCCGTCCAGTAgtgacgacgaggaggagaagaagaatagTAGATGTAGAGCAGTGAAGTTATGCAGTAGTGTGATTCCATCCTCAAGTAACGATTGTCTATCATCACATAAGGCTACCGATCGCCGTGAAGATACGAACGTACAACCATTCCAGTTAAAATCAGCAGCTAACAGCAGTGGTCGAATAATGGACTCAATAGCTCAAGACGAGGTGAAGAACGAGTCGGGAGAGAACCCGAGGGATTCATCGCTCTCAATATTGCAGCCCAGAGCCAATTTTCAGCCGTTGTTACAGCCTGACCGAATCAACAGACAAGATGCCAGTAGTACTTCGGGATTTCAGCCAGATGGTGCAATCAAGAAGAGTTTGGAGGCCTCATTCGCAGATGAAGGAGAAGTGTTGGAGCAGAAAGATGTTGAAGAGAAGATCAAGAAAGAAAACATGGACGAGCAGACGAAGGAGGAGGTCGTGGGTTCGATGGTTGGAGTGGAGAGAGAAGATACTTGTGAACCTCTCAAGGACGACGAACTTACTGCCTGGGCCCTAACCGTAAATGAGCCAGAAACGCCAGAAGTGCAGCACTCGTGTCTTGAGCCAGCTCATgaagaagagagagatttGAAAGCCGAAAAGGAGAGAAGAGTTTTCGTTTGGACAGAAGTCAGTTGCCGAACGGTTTTCGATCGAGGAAAAAGTCTCAAGGAAGTATACGTAGCAACCACGATCACTATGGCCACCAATAAAGGCGTTTGGCCAGAGGACGTAAGGAGAGGTACATATCGAGCCCTCTTCGATCGCGGCCGGAATCACAGCCAAACTTACAGCCAGTTACAGCCAGTAAAGTAAGTTTCCTCATCTAGACCGGGTTTCTCAACCCAAACTTTGTtgaccttttttttattcattgtaTAAGCTAATCAAGCCATTCTTACAGCCCTGCAGTCTCGAGATGGTAGTgtgaggaggagagagagagagggacataTATTTTCCGTCCTTTGTAGTGTAAAACTGAAACATTCAGAGTATGTTTAGTTTTGGGAGGGGGAATGCGACGGGGTAACCGTCTGTGTAGAaaagtcctctctctcttttccccaTGTTGCTCTCTATCCGAACTGCCCATGAGTTGATACTCATAATTATTGGTATGCATTTTAGATAGAAAAGAGCCGAGAAACAGCCGAGTAGCCGTAAGCCcgcacgggagagagagagagagataccaGCCGCGcgactacacacacacgctggaGCTCACGCACGCTCACACCTAAGCCGCTCGAGTCAGAAGATAAGCCCGCCGCCGGGAGGGGGAAAACCTCGCGCCAGGCCGCGGCAGCAGATACTATACTGCTACTTGTATGTGTGAGGCGTTGAGTGtgtgtaaaaagaatattcacCTATGTAAcctaaagaattatttatttgtaatgtatGACATGAGAGGTGGTATGATACAGTGTGAAAACCCAACGATCGCACGAGAAAACATACGTAAATCGCCAAATGTAACGGCACTAGACCGATAACTATGTATTGCGCTTGTGTGAGTACTCTAGGGAGGTGTACCGTCGCGCCTCGGCCAGAGAATTCGCCCACTTGATTTTTCGTCGCAGCCCAGAGAACATCCCTACGGTTTGACCAGACATTTGTTTATCGAGAGTAGAGTAAAATATAAGAGTGCGTTATCCTGTCGATATTGTTATAAGAACGAGGGAGAGGTACGAGAGAGAACTTCAGCCGGAAGGTAGTGTTTAAtggtaatatttataatatatattgagtgTGAGAGGAATAAGCCGGACGTTGCGAAAGGCGGAGCGTTACTGCCTCGTGGCAACATTTTTGACGAGCCGAGATTTGTAGTACCGGATAACTGTGTGAGCGTTGTgtgcgaaaacggaaattgtAGCTAGTAGAATATATCACCTTAGAGCCTCgcgtttattatattacagccggttttttttttttgtaagtaaAGATTTGTGAAGTGATAATCAGTCGAGTGGTCTAAGCTTATTACTTCCTATTTTCCCGATCGAACTCCCTCGGAGAATAGAGTCTCGTAACTAGCCGGAGACGCGACCCCAAAACGTTCGCAGATAAATCGTCCGACCTGGCGCCTTCGAAATAAATACGGCCGGGCGTTAGTAGCTAATCACTGTTGCAAAGGAAAATAACGAGAGAAAACCACCTCGTTACACtgtaaaactgaaatactcaaatgaacctgccccgggcgcagcgagttcgacaataatttagacggccaatcggaggaaggcgagagatcactctataactgaaatactcaaatgaacctgccccgggcgcagcgagttcgacaataatttagtcggccaatcggaggaaggcgagagatcactctaaaactgaaatactcaaatcaacctgtcccgcgcgcagcgagttcgataataattttgtcagccaatcgaaggaaggcgagagatcactctaaaactgaaatactcaaatgaacctgtcccgcgcgcagcgaatttaatcataatttagtcggcaaatcgaaagAAGGCTAGCAAagtgcgagcgatctctccaaaaatgaaatgcttaaatccagctgccccgagcgcagcgggttcgataataattttgtcggCCAATCGTAAGAAGGCGAGccaaggcgagagatcactctaaaactgaaatgctcaaatgaacctcccccgagcgtagcgagttcgataataatatagtaggcaaatcggaggaaggcgagagatcactctaaaactgaaatactcaaatcaacctgtcccgcgcgcagcgagttcgataataattttgtcggccaatcggaggaaggggagcgaaggcgagagatcactctaaaactgaaatactcaaatcaacctgtcccgcgcgcagcgagttcgataataattttgtcggccaatcggaggaagtcgagaGATTACtgtaaaactgaaatacttaaatgaacctgccccgcgcgcatagaatttaataataatttagtcggcaaatcggaggaaggcgcgcaatcactcttaaactgaaatgctttaatcCACCTATACCGAGCTCAGCAAATTCGATAATACTTTagttggcaaatcggaggaaggtgagagatcactctaaaactgaaatgctcaaatgaacctgccccgcgcgcagcgagttcgataataatttagtcggcaaatcggaggaaggcgagcaaaagcgagcgatctctccaaaaaagaaatggttaaatccacctgccccgagcgcagcgaggtcgataataatttagtcggcaaatcggagaaggcgagcaaaagcgagcaattactcttaaactgaaatggttaaatccacctgccccaagcgcagcgagttcgataataatttagtcggccaatcggaggaaggcgagagatcactctaaaactgaaattctcaattcaacctgtcccgcgcgcagcgagttcgataataattttgtcagccaatcgaaggaaggcgagagatcactctaaaactgaaatactcaaatcaacctgccccgggcgcagcgagttcgacaataatttagtcggccaatcggaggaaggcgagagatcactctaaaactgaaatacttaaaTGAACCTcccccgagcgtagcgagttcgataataatatagtaggcaaatcggaggaagtcgagcgaaggcgaaagatcactctaaaactgaaatactcaaatcaacctctcccgcgcgcatcgagttcgataataatttagtcggccaatcggaggaaggggagGGAAGGCAAGatatcactctaaaactgaaatactcaaatgaacctgccccgcgcgcagcgaatttaatcataatttagtcggcaaatcgaaagAAGGGTAGCAAagtgcgagcgatctctccaaaaatgaaatgcttaaatccagctgccccgagcgcagcgggttcgataataatttaggcGGCAAAtgggaggaaggcgagcgaaggcgagagcactctaaaactgcaatgctcaaatgaacctgccccgagcgcagagagttcgacaataatttagtcatccaatcggaggaaggcgagagatcactcaaaaactgaaatactcaaatcaacctgtcccgcgcgcagcgagttcgatagtAATTTAGGCGGCAAATGGGAGGAAGGTGAGaaatcactctaaaactgaaatactcaaatcaacctgtcccgcgcgcagcgagttcgataataatttagtcagccaatcgaaggaaggcgagagatcactctaaaactgaaatactcaaatcaacctctcccgcgcgcagcgagttcgataataatttagtcggccaatcggaggaaggggagagaaggcgagagatcactctaaaactgaaatactcaaataaacctctcccgcgcgcagcgagttcgataataatttagtcggccaattggaggaaggcgagcgatggCGAGAGATCggtctaaaactgaaatactcaaatcaacctctcccgcgcgcagcgagttcgataataatttagacggcaaatcgaaggaaggcgagagatcactttaaaactgaaatacttaaatgaacgtgccccgcgcgcagcgaatttaataataatttagtcggcaaatcgaaggaaggcaagcaaagtaCGAGTGTTCTCtccaaaaaagaaatgtttaaatcctcctgccccgcgcgcagagaatttaatcataatttagtcggccaatcggaggaaggcgagagatcactctaaaactgaaatactcaaatgaacctgccccgggcgcagcgagttcgacaataatttagtcggccaatcggaggaaggcgagcaaaagcgagcaattactcttaaactcaaatggttaaatccacctgccccaagcgcagcgagttcgataataatttagacggcaaatcgaaggaaggcgagcaaaagcgagcgatctctccaaaaaagaattggttaaatccacctgcaccgagcgcagagagttcgataataatttagtcggccaatcggagg carries:
- the LOC116417018 gene encoding probable GPI-anchored adhesin-like protein PGA55 — translated: MSSHSEIMSKLRKSPEVRNLSREIRKLHTTELKARLRSLGANTNGPKDLRQDRLLRAVLWCTGYQKSVPWYDWDNAKEEPTQSSENFTSRRNSKRKHEQTYGEETEKIRVTKMKSRSDYVDRGQDHENQDSSSKAKPQHQKEKVSKKKIRRLRGRVRSRNRDRSQSSNSSSSRSSRSLSSSSSSSSSSSTSSSSSSRSSSSSSRSSRSPSSSSSSSSSSSTSSNSSGRSSSSSSRSSWSSISSRSNSRASRNSSSNSRSSSISSFDSRYLEPESDSAKKIAEPVIYSSPFEDCQVCGFKDVVFQSCPNCAELRTSVEVQKTGHARSALQRGMPVLGGGGSGPSPLVSPEKKLRRKHQEIGKGDVEEEEKFLVDEEKFSVKKRIFVERRNCVEEKKKCRVEEKKKGFVEEDKEVLVEKKEEKCLPDANVTRWPNRRVAVEKKEEKLLPDANATRWPNSRGVAEKEDDKLLLNANVTRWLNSKVLVEKEDEKLLLNANATHEEKSSRGSAEKSNLELIPTSSLSSPMVTDHCEDTKAQPVMLSPAANSRGRIRKTLAQYERKNESVEESTFLPLTKLQTRTQPQPALQPDQVNRQDASSTSGFQPDDKIKKCSESAFLNEEKMHCRRRMLESDEEKKTYANADATRWLSNIVVMKPRTTASAVTAWPSSSDDEEEKKNSRCRAVKLCSSVIPSSSNDCLSSHKATDRREDTNVQPFQLKSAANSSGRIMDSIAQDEVKNESGENPRDSSLSILQPRANFQPLLQPDRINRQDASSTSGFQPDGAIKKSLEASFADEGEVLEQKDVEEKIKKENMDETTNLLPGP